A portion of the Halodesulfovibrio sp. MK-HDV genome contains these proteins:
- a CDS encoding type VI secretion system ImpA family N-terminal domain-containing protein: MSSLFFSELKKFKLADDEESLRDTSAYQQVRGEINRRVNPLTGGIDWSMVFNLCEEIGKREGFDLLLAVYYTVAAVKIHGLRGLSNGLEIQAAVLTHQGLNSTFPAAKRIDLFNWMIGQIGKEIRAVKPGITQLRELYRCERACTALYDLLKEIQPDNVPDLEAVAFNVFEHIDRLEHPAVPAPQIIKVFAVKKLALFSALLLGVGVGILSLHFWLTMPRLMDSVVVTQQTPKILTKEEGDKLVREFGSNIILEKRDELADLYSGATQGIMERPVGEDVLETLERSESLRYLFPEDVDVIVQSLEVASWQQVLEEDFQAQMARFRAARTRAANLARSVKLGKLNKARRQSKELEKYAVSLSPLYGRTLYVEELLNQNDYSGAEGELKKLSRSMNALSLKIARLERQLSNAL; this comes from the coding sequence GTGAGCAGTTTGTTTTTTTCTGAACTTAAAAAGTTCAAACTGGCTGATGATGAAGAGAGCCTTAGAGACACCTCTGCGTATCAGCAGGTACGTGGCGAGATTAACCGCAGGGTGAACCCGCTGACTGGTGGCATTGACTGGTCGATGGTATTCAACTTGTGTGAAGAAATTGGAAAGCGTGAAGGGTTTGATTTACTCCTCGCTGTTTATTACACGGTCGCGGCTGTTAAAATTCACGGGCTGCGTGGTTTATCAAACGGTTTAGAAATTCAAGCCGCGGTATTAACGCATCAGGGTTTGAATTCTACGTTTCCTGCGGCCAAAAGGATCGATCTTTTTAACTGGATGATAGGGCAGATAGGCAAAGAAATTCGCGCCGTAAAGCCGGGTATTACCCAGTTACGGGAGCTGTACCGTTGCGAACGTGCGTGTACGGCTCTGTACGATCTTTTAAAAGAAATTCAACCAGATAATGTGCCGGATTTGGAAGCTGTGGCATTCAATGTATTTGAGCATATTGATCGGTTGGAACATCCCGCTGTTCCTGCTCCGCAAATCATTAAGGTGTTCGCAGTTAAGAAACTAGCGCTTTTTTCAGCACTGTTGCTCGGTGTAGGAGTAGGCATTCTTTCTTTGCATTTCTGGCTTACAATGCCTCGACTTATGGACTCTGTGGTTGTCACTCAGCAGACACCAAAGATATTGACAAAAGAAGAAGGCGATAAGCTAGTTCGGGAGTTTGGTTCTAATATTATTTTGGAAAAACGCGATGAGTTGGCGGATCTCTATTCCGGTGCAACGCAGGGTATAATGGAACGTCCTGTCGGTGAGGACGTTTTGGAGACATTGGAGCGTAGTGAAAGCCTTCGGTATCTCTTTCCGGAAGACGTAGATGTTATCGTACAAAGCCTTGAAGTTGCGAGCTGGCAGCAGGTGCTGGAAGAAGATTTTCAAGCTCAGATGGCACGTTTTCGTGCTGCACGCACTCGTGCTGCGAATCTAGCTCGATCAGTTAAGCTTGGTAAGCTGAACAAGGCACGCAGACAGAGTAAAGAGTTAGAGAAATACGCTGTCAGCTTATCTCCTTTGTATGGCAGAACGCTTTATGTTGAAGAGCTGCTAAACCAAAATGACTATAGCGGCGCAGAAGGGGAATTAAAAAAATTATCTCGAAGCATGAACGCGTTATCTCTCAAGATTGCACGGCTTGAACGTCAACTTTCAAATGCATTATAA
- the cimA gene encoding citramalate synthase — MKKIQIYDTSLRDGTQSEDISLTNDDKIKIALKLDELGIDFIEGGWPGSNPVDMAFFNEIKRTSLKHAKIAAFGSTHHPGFTAENDPNLRNLLSSGSDVCTIFGKTWDIHATEALRIPLEQNLKIIHDSVAFLSSMGRDVVFDAEHFFDGFKANQEYALVAITEAHKAGAQTLSLCDTNGGTLPHEVYRIVQAIAKALPDAKLGIHAHNDCELAVANSIAAVQAGATHIQGTINGIGERCGNANLCSIIPTLELKFNDEYSTLGKDKLALLTSTSAFVTDVANVMPFDRQPFVGRSAFAHKGGVHASAVNRNSALYEHIDPEIVGNRQRVLLTELAGRANIVNMAKKFGFHLDKDEPVVKGLLNELKKRSSMGYDYAAAEASVELLLLKKLGRRGVREFFKLNQFRVLELKEAQDLDPISEASVIVEVEGVTEHTAATGRGPVNSLDNALRKALCNFYPRLSEMKLLDFKVRVMTAEDPEGGGTASFVRVLIESGDHLSRWVTVGVSYNIIEASWQAVADSITYKLYKDEHEQRAHIEQ; from the coding sequence ATGAAAAAAATTCAGATCTACGACACAAGTTTGCGTGATGGAACTCAATCAGAAGACATCAGCCTTACCAATGACGACAAAATTAAGATTGCTCTTAAGCTTGACGAACTTGGTATAGATTTTATTGAAGGCGGCTGGCCAGGGTCTAACCCTGTGGACATGGCGTTCTTTAATGAAATTAAGCGCACATCCTTAAAGCATGCAAAAATTGCTGCTTTCGGGAGCACCCATCACCCAGGCTTTACTGCGGAAAACGACCCGAACCTACGTAATTTACTTAGTTCTGGATCAGATGTGTGTACCATTTTCGGTAAAACGTGGGATATCCACGCAACCGAAGCGCTACGAATTCCGTTAGAACAAAACCTGAAAATTATTCATGACTCTGTTGCGTTCCTCAGTTCTATGGGTCGCGATGTGGTCTTTGATGCCGAACATTTCTTTGACGGCTTCAAAGCGAATCAGGAATACGCTCTTGTTGCTATTACAGAAGCACACAAAGCAGGCGCTCAAACGCTTAGTCTGTGCGATACAAACGGTGGCACATTGCCTCATGAAGTGTATCGAATTGTACAGGCTATTGCTAAAGCGCTCCCTGATGCAAAGCTTGGCATCCATGCTCACAATGACTGTGAGTTGGCAGTGGCAAACTCCATTGCTGCGGTGCAGGCAGGCGCTACCCATATTCAGGGAACCATTAACGGCATCGGTGAACGATGTGGTAATGCGAACCTCTGCTCTATCATTCCTACGCTTGAGTTGAAATTCAACGACGAATACTCGACTCTTGGTAAGGACAAGTTGGCACTGTTAACAAGTACATCAGCATTTGTTACAGATGTAGCCAACGTAATGCCATTCGATCGCCAGCCGTTTGTCGGCAGGTCAGCGTTTGCGCATAAAGGTGGTGTTCACGCAAGTGCGGTTAACCGAAACTCAGCATTGTACGAACACATTGATCCAGAAATTGTCGGCAACAGACAGCGAGTACTGCTCACAGAACTTGCCGGACGAGCTAACATTGTCAACATGGCTAAAAAATTCGGATTCCATTTGGATAAGGATGAGCCGGTTGTCAAAGGATTGCTCAATGAATTAAAAAAACGTTCCAGCATGGGCTACGACTATGCCGCAGCAGAAGCTTCTGTAGAGTTGCTTTTGCTCAAAAAGCTTGGTCGTCGTGGAGTAAGGGAGTTCTTTAAACTCAACCAATTCCGTGTGCTCGAACTTAAAGAAGCTCAGGATTTAGATCCTATTTCTGAAGCTTCAGTAATAGTTGAAGTTGAAGGAGTTACGGAACATACCGCCGCAACTGGGCGTGGTCCTGTTAACTCCTTGGATAACGCACTGCGTAAAGCGCTCTGCAACTTCTACCCGCGTCTCTCCGAGATGAAGCTGCTCGACTTCAAAGTTAGAGTCATGACAGCAGAAGATCCTGAAGGCGGTGGTACAGCTTCCTTTGTACGCGTTCTTATTGAATCCGGTGACCATCTTTCGCGCTGGGTGACTGTAGGTGTATCCTACAACATCATAGAGGCGAGCTGGCAAGCTGTGGCTGATTCCATCACCTACAAGCTTTATAAGGATGAACACGAACAGCGTGCTCATATTGAACAGTAA
- a CDS encoding aspartate kinase, which translates to MRILVQKFGGTSVATLECMKKVRDKVLAARAKGFKVVVVLSAMSGETNRLLGLAKKWSTSPDPAEIDVLVSTGEQVSVALFSMLMNDAGANTRSLLGFQVPVSTDCAHGNARILGINQEKLQGLLEKHDVLAVAGFQGCTDETRVTTLGRGGSDTSAVAFAAALGCECEIYTDVDGVYTTDPNIVSTARKMDRVSYDEMLEMASMGAKVLQIRSVEFAKKYKVPVLVRSTFTDAPGTLVTQEDSRMEAVLVSGIAYDKDQARVTLRDVPDVPGIASNLFGPLSEGGVVVDMIVQNPSRDNKTDMTFTVPRGDLDKTLELMVDIQKQTNAAEVLHDLHVCKVSAIGVGMRNHSGVAAQAFDALRRENINILMISTSEIKITCLIEEKYTELAVRTLHDAFGLGKE; encoded by the coding sequence ATGCGTATTCTGGTTCAGAAGTTCGGCGGAACTTCCGTTGCCACTTTAGAGTGCATGAAAAAAGTACGTGATAAAGTTCTTGCCGCTCGTGCCAAGGGATTTAAAGTAGTGGTTGTTCTTTCTGCAATGTCAGGAGAAACCAACCGGCTTTTAGGACTAGCAAAAAAATGGTCCACCTCCCCTGACCCGGCGGAAATTGATGTTCTTGTCTCCACTGGAGAACAGGTATCAGTAGCACTATTTTCGATGCTCATGAATGATGCCGGAGCTAACACTCGCTCCCTACTCGGGTTTCAGGTTCCTGTAAGCACAGACTGTGCACACGGAAACGCCCGTATTTTAGGGATAAATCAGGAAAAGCTTCAAGGTTTACTTGAAAAACACGATGTTCTCGCTGTTGCTGGGTTCCAAGGTTGTACCGACGAAACCCGCGTAACAACACTTGGTCGTGGCGGTTCTGATACATCCGCAGTAGCTTTTGCCGCAGCACTTGGCTGTGAGTGCGAAATTTACACCGATGTAGACGGCGTATACACCACCGACCCTAATATCGTAAGTACAGCTCGCAAAATGGACCGCGTTTCCTATGATGAAATGCTAGAAATGGCCTCCATGGGCGCTAAAGTTTTACAGATTCGTTCTGTAGAATTTGCAAAAAAGTACAAAGTACCAGTACTTGTTCGTTCAACATTTACAGACGCCCCAGGCACATTAGTCACTCAGGAGGATTCACGCATGGAAGCCGTTTTAGTTTCAGGTATCGCATACGACAAGGATCAGGCGCGCGTTACATTGCGCGATGTTCCGGACGTGCCGGGTATCGCTTCCAACTTGTTTGGTCCGCTTTCAGAGGGCGGTGTTGTTGTTGATATGATCGTTCAGAACCCAAGCCGTGATAACAAAACAGATATGACATTTACTGTTCCGCGCGGTGATCTGGACAAGACTCTCGAGCTCATGGTTGATATTCAAAAACAAACAAATGCGGCAGAAGTTCTGCACGATTTACATGTTTGTAAAGTGTCTGCCATCGGCGTTGGTATGCGTAACCATTCCGGCGTGGCTGCACAGGCTTTTGATGCTCTGCGTAGAGAGAATATTAACATTCTCATGATTAGCACCTCAGAAATTAAAATTACCTGCCTTATCGAGGAGAAGTACACGGAGCTCGCAGTAAGAACGCTGCACGATGCCTTCGGGCTCGGCAAAGAATAA
- the tsaE gene encoding tRNA (adenosine(37)-N6)-threonylcarbamoyltransferase complex ATPase subunit type 1 TsaE has translation MLLYVKNTEETELLGKYLAQALVSTNPVQTLLFKGTLGSGKTTLVRSLVQHLPGGDEAEVSSPSFNVYNLYPTTPETAHYDLYRLAGGCVDESFYELLDEEQTLMLVEWAEHLPEREYPNEWLQFCWIPCEEGRQIDILVKGAGATRVIEALKPLVTSMQVAP, from the coding sequence GTGCTTCTTTATGTAAAAAACACAGAAGAGACCGAACTTCTGGGAAAATATCTTGCACAGGCTCTCGTTTCGACGAATCCTGTGCAAACTTTATTGTTTAAAGGTACACTGGGCTCGGGCAAGACAACCCTTGTTCGCTCTCTTGTTCAGCATCTTCCCGGTGGGGACGAAGCTGAAGTAAGCAGCCCAAGTTTTAATGTATATAACCTGTACCCAACCACTCCCGAAACCGCTCACTATGATCTTTACAGACTGGCAGGCGGATGTGTTGACGAGTCGTTTTATGAACTGCTGGATGAAGAGCAGACCCTCATGCTTGTTGAATGGGCGGAGCACCTTCCAGAGCGGGAATACCCGAATGAATGGTTGCAATTCTGTTGGATTCCATGCGAAGAAGGACGACAAATTGACATTTTGGTAAAAGGGGCAGGAGCTACCCGTGTAATCGAGGCATTAAAACCACTTGTGACCTCGATGCAAGTAGCACCATAA
- a CDS encoding CBS domain-containing protein, whose translation MLTAYDLMTENPQTIAPDDDIVTAARIMVEKRYNGLPVVEADGTLIGIICQSDLINQHKRLNLPSLFTVLDGIIPLRSNADMDAEMRKISASKVVEAMTPAPTSVTEEAPIDEIATLMVDSNYHSLPVVKNGKLVGIVGKEDILRTLLPKEEPKE comes from the coding sequence ATGCTAACAGCCTACGACCTAATGACAGAGAATCCACAGACGATTGCCCCGGATGATGATATTGTAACAGCAGCACGTATAATGGTTGAAAAACGATATAACGGACTGCCTGTTGTAGAAGCTGATGGAACGCTTATTGGCATTATCTGCCAGAGCGATCTTATCAATCAACACAAGCGCCTTAACCTTCCTTCACTGTTTACAGTACTGGACGGCATCATTCCTTTACGTTCCAATGCTGATATGGATGCGGAAATGAGAAAGATATCTGCCAGCAAAGTTGTAGAGGCAATGACGCCGGCTCCGACATCTGTGACAGAAGAAGCGCCTATTGACGAAATCGCCACGCTTATGGTGGATAGTAATTACCATTCGCTGCCAGTTGTCAAAAATGGCAAATTGGTAGGAATCGTCGGAAAAGAAGATATTCTACGCACCCTCCTGCCTAAGGAAGAACCCAAAGAGTAA
- a CDS encoding NAD(P)H-hydrate dehydratase — MAYIPLPTPAEMNSWDTQAISAFGIREEILMENASREALHVLLELTGSITGKRVLAFMGSGNNGGDAAAVARHLHNLGADVLLLHTKPVREYHKTTGYHFKLARNIGTPHALLTPKNASRLLRAEQPDIIIDGLLGTGLRGPLSSDKASIIEHINSLGKKAFVLALDIPSGLNGTLGTVDPIAVRANSTVTFEAAKCGLVMPETDQWVGNLHVRPIGIPAQVQTTHPASHVGMTDNVLAFRRPLSEAMHKGSAGKVLIIGGSKGLTGAPHLSALGAMRSGAGYATIASPALLTQEIKAEQPEILTLDIGTSDEWPIHVPELLIRAIQHSDSLIIGPGMGRSDEAANFLRELIALRRPPTVFDADALYHLAEDKILLHSLSDSDILTPHPGEMARLTWKTISEIQADRLTSARLLDDTFKGAVILKGAASCVAQQGKPTVISPFSTPALAVAGSGDVLSGILGTHLAQGVPAREAACLGVYEHGLAGEFLEEEFPHRGNLPQEIAHALPKAVRKYIC, encoded by the coding sequence ATGGCATACATTCCCTTGCCGACACCGGCGGAAATGAACAGCTGGGATACTCAAGCAATTTCTGCTTTCGGTATCCGTGAAGAAATTCTTATGGAAAACGCTAGCCGGGAAGCACTTCATGTGCTTCTCGAGCTGACGGGGTCCATAACAGGCAAACGTGTTCTCGCATTTATGGGAAGCGGAAATAACGGCGGCGATGCTGCTGCTGTTGCCAGACACCTACATAACCTTGGTGCCGATGTTCTACTGCTTCATACAAAACCTGTGCGAGAGTATCACAAAACAACTGGCTATCATTTCAAGCTTGCCAGAAACATTGGTACACCTCACGCGTTACTTACGCCTAAAAATGCTTCACGCTTGTTGCGTGCCGAACAACCGGACATTATTATAGACGGATTACTCGGCACAGGGCTTCGTGGTCCATTGTCTTCTGATAAAGCAAGCATCATCGAACACATAAATTCGCTGGGCAAAAAAGCTTTCGTGCTTGCTTTGGATATCCCGTCCGGTTTAAACGGAACGTTAGGTACCGTTGATCCTATAGCAGTACGAGCCAATTCCACGGTAACGTTTGAAGCGGCTAAATGCGGACTGGTCATGCCGGAAACCGACCAATGGGTTGGCAACTTACATGTACGTCCCATTGGAATCCCTGCACAGGTGCAAACCACGCACCCAGCTTCTCACGTAGGAATGACAGACAACGTGCTTGCTTTTCGCAGACCTCTGTCTGAAGCAATGCATAAAGGCTCCGCAGGTAAGGTGCTTATTATAGGTGGTTCAAAAGGACTTACCGGCGCACCTCATTTATCTGCACTAGGAGCCATGCGCTCTGGCGCCGGGTACGCAACAATTGCTTCACCCGCACTACTGACACAGGAAATTAAAGCAGAACAACCCGAAATATTAACTCTTGATATCGGGACATCTGATGAATGGCCTATCCATGTCCCAGAGTTACTTATCCGGGCAATACAACACTCAGACAGTCTTATCATCGGTCCCGGTATGGGACGCTCAGACGAAGCAGCTAATTTTTTACGAGAACTGATTGCATTGCGTCGACCGCCAACAGTGTTTGACGCAGATGCTCTCTATCATCTTGCTGAAGATAAAATTCTTTTACACTCACTGTCTGACAGTGACATTCTCACCCCTCACCCGGGTGAAATGGCAAGACTAACATGGAAAACAATTAGTGAAATTCAAGCAGACAGGCTCACATCTGCAAGACTTCTTGACGACACATTCAAAGGTGCTGTTATTCTGAAAGGAGCAGCAAGCTGTGTCGCGCAACAAGGAAAGCCGACTGTTATTTCTCCGTTCAGCACACCTGCCCTTGCAGTTGCCGGATCTGGAGATGTTCTTTCCGGAATTCTAGGAACTCACCTCGCACAGGGAGTTCCAGCACGAGAAGCCGCCTGCCTTGGAGTCTATGAACACGGGCTTGCTGGAGAGTTTCTTGAAGAAGAATTCCCACACAGGGGAAATCTGCCACAAGAAATCGCTCATGCTTTGCCAAAAGCCGTAAGGAAGTACATATGCTAA
- a CDS encoding holo-[acyl-carrier-protein] synthase, producing the protein MIVGLGIDTTELDRIQKSFERHGDRFTSRILHPNEQAALPKHPVAYIAARFAAKEAAVKALGTGFTQGIQFQDIEIQSEPSGKPTLVLHNKAAEVADALSATRYHVSLTHGRDTASAVVILESL; encoded by the coding sequence GTGATTGTCGGACTTGGTATTGATACAACAGAACTGGACCGCATCCAGAAATCGTTTGAACGACATGGCGACCGGTTCACTTCGAGAATCCTACACCCGAATGAACAAGCGGCACTGCCCAAGCACCCTGTAGCCTACATTGCGGCTCGTTTTGCAGCAAAAGAAGCAGCAGTAAAAGCGCTTGGAACAGGTTTTACGCAAGGCATTCAGTTTCAGGATATTGAGATACAATCGGAACCTTCCGGCAAACCAACGCTAGTTCTACATAACAAAGCAGCAGAGGTTGCAGACGCTTTATCTGCAACGCGGTACCATGTCAGCTTAACGCATGGCAGAGATACAGCATCTGCTGTTGTTATTCTCGAGTCCTTATAG
- a CDS encoding pyridoxine 5'-phosphate synthase, giving the protein MPVLVVNVDHVATLRQQRGGVEPEPITAAHFAELAGARGIIMHLREDRRHVQDRDIELVSRCLNTRFHFEMAATEEMHEIALRINPYMICLVPEKREELTTEGGLVVAGREEFFREYLAPFHAAGVKSSLFIEASEKQINASHACGAEYIELHTGHFADAKTPEKMQLERDKIIKGVAYAKRLGLKVNLGHGLNYTNVYEFANVPGITEYSIGHSIVSRAVLVGMDRAVREMNDIVSSFAE; this is encoded by the coding sequence ATGCCCGTTTTAGTAGTTAATGTTGATCATGTTGCAACTCTTAGGCAACAGCGTGGCGGTGTTGAGCCAGAACCAATAACTGCTGCACATTTTGCAGAGCTTGCTGGCGCACGTGGCATCATTATGCACCTTCGTGAAGACCGTCGTCATGTTCAGGATCGCGATATCGAATTAGTATCCCGTTGTCTGAATACTCGTTTCCATTTTGAAATGGCGGCCACTGAAGAAATGCATGAGATTGCACTTCGCATTAATCCTTACATGATTTGTCTTGTACCGGAAAAACGCGAAGAACTCACCACTGAAGGCGGCCTCGTAGTCGCAGGACGTGAAGAATTTTTCCGCGAATACTTAGCACCATTCCATGCAGCAGGCGTTAAATCCAGCCTGTTCATCGAAGCAAGTGAAAAGCAGATTAATGCTTCTCACGCTTGTGGTGCTGAATACATCGAACTTCATACCGGTCATTTTGCAGATGCAAAAACTCCGGAAAAAATGCAGCTCGAACGCGACAAGATCATTAAAGGCGTAGCGTATGCTAAACGCCTCGGCCTTAAGGTTAACCTTGGCCATGGTCTTAACTACACCAACGTGTACGAATTTGCGAATGTTCCGGGTATCACTGAATACTCTATCGGTCATTCCATTGTTTCCCGTGCCGTTCTTGTAGGTATGGATCGCGCTGTGCGTGAAATGAACGATATCGTCAGCTCTTTTGCTGAATAA
- a CDS encoding UDP-glucose/GDP-mannose dehydrogenase family protein yields MNVCIVGTGYVGLVSAACFAEMGNAITCVDVNPEVVKMLSNGQVHIWEPGLEELVQRNYEEKRLTFTTSLQEGIEKCDVVFITVGTPSSDDGSCDLCYVEQVARQIGAVMTSPKVIVDKSTVPVGTADFVTSLVQEELDKRGESIGFAVVSNPEFLKEGDAVSDFMKPDRVIVGTDDENAAAVLGELYAPFARSREKLIVMGVRSAEMTKYAANCMLATKISFINEVANICERVGADVRDVRTGIGSDHRIGYEFIYPGVGYGGSCFPKDVKALIHTAHQYEYTPELLEAVDNVNKRQKKRMAERLVEYFEPQGGVEGKTLALWGIAFKANTDDTREAASLAIIEELTAKGMRIRAFDPVAGDKVKERFADNDLVEIVDEQYAALDGAQALMVVTEWHQFRTPDFDRVKEQLTAPILFDGRNLYNAATMAEKGFAYFCVGRKAD; encoded by the coding sequence ATGAACGTTTGTATTGTTGGCACTGGTTACGTTGGTCTTGTAAGCGCAGCATGCTTTGCAGAAATGGGTAATGCCATCACGTGTGTTGATGTAAATCCTGAAGTTGTTAAGATGCTTTCCAATGGCCAGGTTCATATTTGGGAACCTGGTTTGGAAGAACTTGTGCAGCGTAACTATGAAGAAAAGCGACTCACCTTCACAACAAGCCTCCAAGAAGGTATTGAGAAGTGTGATGTTGTATTTATTACCGTTGGTACCCCGTCTAGCGACGACGGTTCATGTGATCTTTGCTATGTTGAGCAGGTTGCACGCCAGATTGGCGCGGTAATGACTTCCCCAAAAGTTATTGTTGATAAATCTACAGTACCTGTGGGTACTGCCGATTTCGTTACTTCCCTTGTACAGGAAGAACTTGATAAGCGCGGAGAATCCATTGGTTTTGCAGTTGTATCTAACCCAGAGTTCTTGAAAGAGGGCGACGCGGTTAGTGACTTTATGAAACCGGATCGTGTTATTGTTGGTACAGACGATGAAAATGCTGCTGCTGTTCTTGGCGAACTGTATGCTCCATTTGCCCGCAGTCGTGAAAAACTGATTGTTATGGGTGTTCGTAGTGCTGAAATGACCAAGTATGCAGCAAATTGCATGCTCGCGACAAAAATTTCTTTCATCAATGAAGTCGCAAATATTTGTGAACGTGTTGGCGCGGATGTTCGTGACGTTCGTACCGGCATTGGTTCCGATCACCGCATCGGGTATGAATTCATCTACCCGGGTGTAGGCTATGGTGGTTCTTGTTTCCCTAAAGACGTTAAAGCGCTGATCCACACTGCACACCAGTACGAGTACACTCCTGAGTTGCTCGAAGCTGTAGATAATGTGAACAAACGTCAGAAAAAACGTATGGCAGAGCGTCTTGTTGAATACTTTGAGCCACAGGGTGGCGTTGAAGGAAAAACATTGGCTCTGTGGGGCATCGCGTTTAAAGCAAACACAGATGACACCCGTGAAGCTGCTTCCTTAGCTATTATCGAAGAGCTTACCGCAAAAGGTATGCGTATTCGTGCTTTTGATCCTGTAGCAGGCGATAAAGTAAAAGAGCGTTTTGCGGATAACGACTTAGTAGAAATCGTAGATGAGCAGTATGCAGCACTTGATGGTGCACAGGCTCTGATGGTTGTTACTGAGTGGCACCAGTTCCGCACACCTGATTTTGATCGCGTGAAGGAACAGCTTACAGCACCTATTTTGTTTGATGGACGCAACCTGTACAATGCCGCAACAATGGCTGAGAAAGGGTTTGCGTACTTCTGCGTAGGTCGTAAAGCAGATTAA
- a CDS encoding chemotaxis protein CheW: MNEPQKKQDDELMQLVTFSIGEEEFGVDILKVQEIIRTMEITKVPKAPVFVEGVINLRGKVIPIIDLRRRFGLSSKEHDKHTRIIVIEINNMIVGFVVDSVSEVLRIPAGTVEPPPAVVAGMESEYISGVGKLQDRLLILLDLDRLLSNDDLDVLGQI; the protein is encoded by the coding sequence ATGAATGAGCCTCAGAAGAAGCAGGATGACGAGCTGATGCAACTTGTCACCTTTAGTATAGGTGAAGAGGAATTTGGTGTTGATATTCTTAAAGTACAGGAAATTATCCGTACTATGGAAATCACTAAAGTGCCCAAAGCTCCAGTTTTTGTTGAGGGGGTAATTAACCTTCGAGGAAAAGTGATTCCAATCATTGACCTAAGAAGGCGTTTCGGGCTTAGCTCCAAAGAGCATGACAAACACACCCGAATCATTGTAATCGAAATCAACAACATGATTGTCGGGTTTGTAGTTGATTCCGTGTCAGAAGTTCTGCGAATTCCAGCAGGCACGGTAGAACCGCCTCCGGCTGTTGTTGCAGGTATGGAATCTGAGTACATCAGTGGTGTTGGTAAGCTTCAGGATCGTTTGCTTATTTTGCTTGATCTTGACCGTCTGCTTTCTAACGATGATCTTGACGTGCTCGGACAGATTTAG